The DNA region CCAACAGCACTGTTACCCCCATCAGCGAAAACCCCAAACAGCCGCAGCAACGGCAGACAGCCAAAGAGATCATCGCCGCCAATGTGAAGAGCCTCATCGAGCAGCTAGAGGCCGGACACAGCGATGCGCTTACGGCCTATCTCGATGCCATGAGCCGTTTTCACAACTACTCTTTCGGGAACATCTTGGAGATCGCAAGGCAGAAGCCCACCGCAACCCGCGTTGCTGGCCTGTATGCGTGGAACCAGTTAGGCCGAAAGGTGAAGAAGGGAGAGAAAGGAATTCGGATTCTCGCTCCCATCGTCGGTATCAAGCGGAAGAGAGACGAGGAAGCCGAACGGGACATCACCAAGCAGAACACCCGCGTCCTTGTCGGCTTTCGGAATGCCTACGTCTTCGATGTCACGCAGACCGAAGGCGCGGAGTTACCGAGCATGAGGGAGATGCGCGGCACCGTAGGCGACAACCGCGACCGTCTCGTTTCCTTCATCAAGGCACAGGGTATCGAGCTTGTCTTCACCGAGAAGATTGCACCCGCGTTGGGAATGAGCTACGGCGGCAAGATCGCTATTCTTCCCGGTCAGTCCGAGGCCGAGGAGTTTTCGACCCTCGTCCACGAACTCGGACACGAAATGCTGCACAAGTCGGAGCGTCGCACCGCCACCACGAAGGTAGTGCGGGAGACAGAAGCCGAAGCTATCGCCTTTGTGATTGGGAAGGCAGTTGGCTTGGAGACAGGTTCGGCATCCGCCGACTACATCCACCTGTACCACGGTAACGCCTCGCTCTTGGCCGAGAGCTTGGAGGTTATCCAGCAAACCTCCGGTGTCATCCTTGCCGCGTTGCAGCCCCCGACAGCAGCAGAGGCGGAGATGCCCGATGCAGAACTGGCGAAGGTGGCGTAACCCTTTCCCGTCCCGGAGCGGAAGGAGAGCGCGTCCGCTACAAAACACCGATGCAGTGCCACCCCCCCAAGGAGTACAGCCATGAACACCCAAACGACGAACGAGTACCGCGACCTTCCCCTGTCTTTACTTACTGAATCCAAGACCAACCCACGCCGTACCTTTGAGGACGATTCCTTGAAGGAACTGGCCGAGAGCATCCGCACCCAAGGCGTACTATCGCCCTTGCTTGTCCGGCCTATCACCGAGCAGGGCTTCGAGGTTGTCTTCGGAGCAAGACGCTTCCGTGCCGCCCAAATCGCAGAAGCGGCAACAGTCCCCGTTCGCATCAAGAACCTTACCGATGCGGAGGCGTTGGAGGCGCAGCTTATTGAAAATCTGCAAAGACGCGACGTACATCCATTGCAGGAAGCGCAGGGTTTTTGCGCGTTGCTCAACCTTGAAGAACCGAAATACAGTATCGAGCAGATTGCAGCAAAGGTTGGAAAGTCTCCGGCCTATGTCGCACAGCGCATCCGGCTCACGGAGCTTACCGCCCCGGTAGTGGAGGCTTTCTATGCCGAGGAAATCGGCATCGGACACGCTCTCTTGCTTGCCAAGCTCCAGCCCGACCAGCAGGAGAAAGCCCTCTCGGAGTGTTTCCGCGAGGAGTGGGCGGGCGCGGGCAACAAGCCCAAGCGCATCCTGCTACCCGTTCGCCACCTTCAGCATTGGATAGAACACCAGCTCATGCTTCTCTTGAAGTTGGCACCGTTCAGCAAGCGC from Edaphobacter paludis includes:
- a CDS encoding ArdC family protein, whose translation is MNTNSTVTPISENPKQPQQRQTAKEIIAANVKSLIEQLEAGHSDALTAYLDAMSRFHNYSFGNILEIARQKPTATRVAGLYAWNQLGRKVKKGEKGIRILAPIVGIKRKRDEEAERDITKQNTRVLVGFRNAYVFDVTQTEGAELPSMREMRGTVGDNRDRLVSFIKAQGIELVFTEKIAPALGMSYGGKIAILPGQSEAEEFSTLVHELGHEMLHKSERRTATTKVVRETEAEAIAFVIGKAVGLETGSASADYIHLYHGNASLLAESLEVIQQTSGVILAALQPPTAAEAEMPDAELAKVA